From a region of the Pseudanabaena sp. ABRG5-3 genome:
- a CDS encoding vWA domain-containing protein: protein MRHTTNKESGKFNMPYSAEISRRQPSCFLFLIDQSGSMADAFSSESASKGTAKGANESLHKTSESIQKAQAVADAVNRLLDSLGQRCVKGNEIYDYFDVGVIGYNSEVASALNGVAGDQVIAPIGKIYENPTELEKRAQKLPDGMGGLVEVYNDFPIWFKPVASGGTAMCSVFAMARILLEDWIEKHPNSYPPTIINITDGESTDGNPTEEAMNLKKLSTSDGSVLLYNIHLSAEYTQPVSFPNTVEVLSDPYARLMFELSSPLPYAAQKAAEKEGYKIAPDARAFMFNADPVKLIQFLDIGTRTENLR, encoded by the coding sequence TTGAGACATACTACAAATAAGGAATCGGGTAAGTTTAATATGCCTTACTCAGCAGAGATCAGTCGTCGCCAACCTAGTTGTTTTCTCTTCTTAATCGATCAATCAGGATCGATGGCAGACGCATTTTCTAGCGAAAGTGCAAGCAAGGGGACAGCGAAAGGAGCAAATGAAAGCTTGCACAAAACGAGTGAATCTATTCAAAAGGCGCAGGCAGTTGCCGATGCGGTCAATCGTTTGCTTGACTCCCTTGGACAGCGATGTGTTAAAGGTAACGAGATTTACGATTATTTTGATGTGGGCGTAATCGGATACAACAGCGAAGTTGCCTCAGCACTCAATGGGGTAGCTGGTGATCAAGTGATTGCTCCGATTGGGAAAATCTACGAAAATCCGACCGAACTAGAAAAACGTGCTCAAAAATTACCCGATGGCATGGGTGGTTTGGTCGAAGTGTATAACGACTTCCCAATTTGGTTTAAACCAGTGGCAAGCGGTGGTACAGCAATGTGTAGCGTGTTTGCGATGGCGCGTATCCTTTTAGAAGATTGGATTGAGAAACATCCCAATAGCTACCCACCAACGATTATCAATATTACCGATGGTGAATCTACCGATGGCAATCCTACGGAAGAAGCGATGAATCTCAAAAAGTTGAGTACTTCCGACGGCTCTGTTTTACTTTATAACATCCACCTTTCCGCAGAATATACTCAGCCCGTATCATTCCCTAATACGGTAGAAGTATTGAGCGATCCCTATGCGCGTTTAATGTTTGAGCTATCAAGCCCTTTACCCTATGCTGCTCAAAAAGCAGCTGAAAAAGAGGGTTATAAGATAGCTCCTGATGCCAGAGCTTTTATGTTTAATGCCGATCCTGTCAAACTAATTCAGTTTCTAGACATCGGGACTCGCACTGAAAATCTCAGATAA
- a CDS encoding septal ring lytic transglycosylase RlpA family protein yields the protein MSRTSTLLAISLISLVSSVSPSIFATEIFDNKINYDLNEIYPDNSSINSNLIRKISNETQPKYVIEFQAKSASKWMISINQQSIFWVKDLPSAAIATTKLAIILNSPDFDPNQIEPLVVDGEYIGKYKDTVLFRIPKSDVVNPSLNLTQWINNLRVAVGAEPMTLVEAQKQMHQLAVTNEKVDGIASWYGPYFQGRQTASGEQFEQQDFTAAHPSLPFDTYLKVTNQQNGRSVVVRINDRGPYVGERNLDLSHAAAIALNSDEVGVVPITATVLAPLK from the coding sequence ATGTCCAGAACATCTACACTATTGGCGATTTCTTTGATTTCGCTAGTTTCTAGTGTCTCACCATCAATATTTGCGACTGAAATTTTTGATAATAAAATCAATTATGATCTCAATGAAATCTATCCAGATAACTCATCGATAAATTCCAACTTGATTCGTAAAATATCCAACGAAACCCAACCTAAATATGTCATTGAGTTTCAAGCAAAGTCCGCTAGTAAATGGATGATTAGCATAAATCAGCAATCTATATTTTGGGTTAAAGACTTACCTAGTGCGGCGATCGCTACAACTAAACTTGCTATAATTCTCAACTCACCAGACTTTGATCCCAACCAGATTGAGCCTTTGGTAGTAGACGGAGAATATATTGGCAAATATAAAGATACGGTCTTATTTCGCATCCCTAAATCAGACGTTGTGAATCCTTCTCTAAACTTAACCCAATGGATTAATAATCTCAGGGTTGCGGTTGGGGCAGAGCCAATGACGCTAGTGGAAGCACAAAAGCAAATGCATCAATTGGCAGTTACTAATGAAAAAGTTGATGGCATCGCTTCTTGGTACGGTCCCTATTTTCAAGGCAGACAGACCGCGTCAGGTGAACAGTTTGAACAACAGGATTTTACGGCTGCCCATCCTAGCCTCCCCTTTGATACATATCTCAAAGTTACTAACCAACAAAATGGGCGGTCAGTGGTAGTAAGAATTAATGATCGTGGCCCCTATGTGGGTGAGCGTAATCTTGACTTATCCCATGCTGCTGCGATCGCACTTAATAGTGATGAAGTTGGTGTTGTACCGATTACAGCAACAGTGCTTGCCCCATTGAAATAA
- a CDS encoding pentapeptide repeat-containing protein, which yields MEIDQCYQLFGLTSNATLEDVNKAYKALAMQWHPDRIPRENVQLQLQAQEKLKEINHARDSLRKAAEQKESGSQRYSHQNKQTHQHQTKYHSKYQSAYQGYAQQKASDHTSERTSERHYSYQSRSQSHTYQAYQSHQSSQQTSKQQSSQSTHSSSSDSQKRQHKSDLTGADFRGANLREKYLEGRNLSYANLSNADLTDAFLHRVNFQGANLQGANLFRANLFQANLQNADLRGANLIGADLSGADLSGADLSGAKVGFGEKIMVKLTNVNLKGAIMPNGVIYS from the coding sequence ATGGAAATCGATCAATGCTACCAACTCTTCGGTTTGACATCTAACGCGACCTTAGAAGATGTCAACAAGGCTTATAAAGCGCTGGCTATGCAATGGCATCCTGATCGCATCCCCAGAGAGAATGTGCAACTGCAACTACAAGCACAGGAAAAGCTCAAAGAAATTAACCATGCAAGGGATAGCTTGCGAAAAGCTGCTGAGCAGAAAGAATCAGGCTCACAAAGATATTCGCATCAAAATAAACAAACTCATCAACACCAAACGAAATATCACAGTAAATACCAAAGTGCCTATCAAGGTTACGCTCAGCAAAAAGCATCAGACCATACATCAGAGCGCACTTCGGAACGTCATTACTCCTATCAATCGCGATCGCAATCTCATACCTATCAAGCCTATCAGTCTCACCAGTCAAGTCAGCAAACCAGCAAACAACAGTCATCTCAATCCACTCACTCCTCCTCCTCAGATTCCCAAAAACGTCAACATAAAAGTGATTTAACTGGAGCTGATTTCCGTGGAGCAAATTTACGCGAGAAATATCTTGAAGGTCGAAATCTGAGCTATGCCAATCTTAGTAATGCTGATTTGACCGATGCCTTCCTGCACCGTGTCAATTTTCAGGGCGCAAATTTGCAGGGGGCAAATCTATTTAGGGCAAATCTATTTCAAGCGAATTTACAAAATGCGGATCTACGTGGAGCTAACTTAATTGGGGCAGATTTGAGTGGGGCAGATTTGAGTGGGGCAGATTTGAGTGGGGCAAAGGTTGGATTTGGCGAAAAAATAATGGTTAAGCTGACCAATGTTAATCTCAAGGGAGCGATTATGCCCAATGGGGTTATCTATAGCTAA
- a CDS encoding glycosyl transferase yields MPTLYTAITNHGFGHATRTAAVLADLQQRSPDIKLIIATTAPRWLLEEYIAGDFIYHQRVFDVGVIQIDSLVTDQEATFAAWQKIYEQQADLITEEVKFLQENKVDLIFGDIPPMLTEIAKAAQIPCWMAGNFGWDFIYRDWGGKYAELADRLSETYSHCDRLFRLPFAEPMTSFPNIQNVGLTGAKPNHPPEYLREKFNLDGDRPTALLTFGGLSLQSIPYQNLAKFPEWQFITFDRGAPDLPNLTKANCDRLRPVDLMVVCERVVTKPGYGTLAEALRVGVPVVCLTREGFLEAETLIAGVKNYSEHLIISPQEFYEGDWSFLNADFLPPDLVEAKQLDMHGEETINQAILDYFA; encoded by the coding sequence ATGCCCACTTTATATACTGCAATTACCAATCATGGCTTTGGTCATGCGACGCGCACTGCGGCTGTCCTTGCTGATCTGCAACAGCGATCGCCTGATATTAAGTTAATCATTGCGACGACGGCTCCGCGTTGGTTATTGGAGGAATATATCGCAGGTGATTTTATTTATCATCAACGGGTGTTTGATGTGGGCGTAATCCAGATCGATAGTTTAGTTACTGATCAAGAAGCAACCTTTGCGGCATGGCAAAAAATTTATGAGCAACAGGCAGACTTAATCACCGAAGAAGTGAAGTTTTTGCAAGAGAACAAAGTTGATTTAATTTTTGGGGATATTCCTCCCATGCTTACGGAAATTGCTAAAGCAGCGCAGATTCCTTGCTGGATGGCAGGCAACTTTGGTTGGGACTTTATCTATCGCGATTGGGGTGGTAAGTATGCCGAACTTGCCGATCGCCTATCGGAAACCTACAGCCATTGCGATCGCCTATTTCGCTTACCATTTGCGGAACCCATGACTAGTTTCCCCAATATTCAAAATGTGGGACTAACTGGCGCAAAGCCTAACCATCCCCCTGAATATTTACGTGAGAAATTTAATTTAGATGGCGATCGCCCCACGGCTCTGCTTACCTTTGGGGGGCTGAGTTTGCAATCGATTCCCTATCAAAATCTCGCTAAGTTTCCCGAATGGCAATTTATTACCTTTGATCGAGGCGCTCCTGACTTACCTAATTTGACCAAAGCCAATTGCGATCGCCTGCGTCCTGTGGATCTGATGGTGGTCTGCGAGCGCGTCGTCACAAAACCGGGGTATGGCACATTAGCGGAAGCTCTGCGCGTTGGGGTTCCCGTTGTTTGCCTGACCCGTGAAGGATTTTTAGAGGCTGAGACCCTAATAGCTGGGGTCAAGAACTACTCAGAACATTTGATTATTTCGCCCCAAGAGTTTTATGAAGGTGATTGGTCATTTCTTAATGCAGATTTTCTCCCCCCAGATTTAGTAGAGGCAAAACAGCTAGATATGCATGGAGAAGAAACTATTAATCAAGCGATTTTGGACTATTTCGCCTAA
- a CDS encoding GGDEF domain-containing protein: protein MNRITPKYLRSLYDLKAVLMKVFLTFAVFAIVGTWWIEALESHINPIDRIAYPSMIAVFGISAFWLHLKPKSLRKVEYITFATFASYCFVNFQAMLFGLPLFIADLYSVATLLQWLPMVYISAFIMLEIRNAIIVSGLFYASLVIPIIAYRFIQYVPDLASTKIYLTAMVVCFAHPIYILMLLGIALLKEQLVQIKTQAENMSVAATTDYLTGITNRRFATQSLEHLLELAKTENFHLTIFVLDIDHFKKVNDSFGHDIGDRVLIDLADFLRQNLRTTDILGRWGGEEFIVILPQTELQTACHLAERLYERNSEWVYEKVGHVTFSIGIATSRPDDTSDSLFKRADASLYQAKQNGRNRFEIAV, encoded by the coding sequence ATGAATCGAATCACCCCCAAATATCTGCGATCGCTTTACGATCTCAAGGCTGTTTTAATGAAGGTGTTTTTAACCTTTGCAGTTTTTGCGATCGTAGGAACATGGTGGATAGAAGCATTGGAATCACATATAAATCCGATAGATCGTATTGCTTACCCAAGCATGATTGCCGTATTTGGTATCAGTGCATTCTGGTTGCATCTAAAGCCCAAAAGCCTAAGAAAAGTTGAGTATATTACCTTTGCTACCTTTGCTAGCTACTGCTTTGTTAATTTTCAAGCAATGCTTTTTGGTCTGCCTCTGTTTATTGCCGATCTATATAGCGTCGCTACGTTATTACAATGGCTGCCGATGGTCTATATATCAGCATTCATTATGCTGGAAATTCGCAATGCTATTATCGTTTCAGGTTTGTTTTATGCATCCTTAGTCATCCCCATTATTGCGTATAGATTCATTCAGTATGTTCCTGATTTAGCATCAACCAAAATATATCTAACAGCAATGGTGGTCTGTTTTGCTCATCCAATTTATATCTTAATGCTTTTAGGAATAGCTCTTTTAAAAGAGCAACTTGTGCAAATAAAGACTCAAGCTGAAAACATGTCTGTTGCTGCAACAACCGACTACCTCACAGGTATTACAAATAGAAGATTTGCTACTCAGTCCCTCGAGCATTTACTGGAATTAGCAAAAACAGAAAATTTTCATCTAACAATATTTGTATTAGATATTGATCATTTTAAGAAAGTTAATGACTCATTCGGTCATGATATTGGTGATCGCGTGTTGATCGATCTTGCTGATTTTCTACGTCAGAATCTTCGTACTACGGATATTTTAGGGCGTTGGGGAGGAGAAGAATTTATCGTGATATTACCGCAAACAGAATTGCAAACAGCCTGTCATCTAGCTGAACGTCTATACGAACGAAATTCTGAATGGGTTTACGAAAAAGTTGGTCATGTGACGTTTAGTATTGGTATTGCGACATCAAGACCAGATGATACATCTGACTCATTGTTTAAACGTGCGGATGCGTCTCTCTATCAAGCTAAACAGAATGGGCGCAACCGCTTTGAGATCGCAGTTTAA
- a CDS encoding DMT family transporter, whose amino-acid sequence MQSSTPASTNELNRQSPLVIAPFFLWGTAMVVMKALLPQTSPMFMAAVRLLPAGGLLILGGAYFGRNQPKGWQAWLWISLFALVDGTMFQGFLAQGLVRTNAGLGSLLIDSQPLAVAVLAAVLYKEKIGIGATLGLLVGVIGIGLIGLPSELMTALLAGDFATILEAGVFTLGEWFMLGASLSMAIGTILIRPVVRHADPVMATGWHMIIGGLPLLFISNQIEQNQWQDVSAWGWLGMAYMAIMGSAIAYGLFFFFASSGSLTTLSALTFSTPVFALMFSSLFLGENLTLVQWIGVILTLTSIYLVSVRGSESDSSEANSKSETITESKILTAAEQVAVSSALPILQQPVNESLINERQFDERGKW is encoded by the coding sequence ATGCAGTCATCCACGCCAGCTAGTACCAATGAGCTAAATCGTCAGTCTCCCCTCGTAATTGCACCATTTTTTCTTTGGGGAACGGCGATGGTCGTGATGAAGGCTTTGTTGCCTCAAACTAGTCCCATGTTTATGGCAGCAGTAAGATTACTTCCTGCGGGGGGGTTACTGATTTTGGGTGGGGCTTATTTTGGCAGAAATCAGCCTAAAGGTTGGCAAGCGTGGTTATGGATTAGCTTGTTTGCCTTGGTTGATGGGACTATGTTTCAGGGATTTTTAGCGCAGGGTTTGGTACGTACCAATGCGGGACTTGGTTCATTATTAATTGACTCGCAGCCTCTAGCGGTTGCAGTACTAGCGGCGGTTTTATATAAAGAGAAAATTGGTATTGGCGCAACCCTTGGTTTATTGGTGGGAGTAATTGGTATTGGCTTAATTGGGTTGCCGTCGGAGCTTATGACAGCATTGCTAGCTGGCGACTTTGCCACAATCTTAGAGGCAGGAGTGTTTACCCTCGGTGAGTGGTTTATGCTCGGTGCATCCTTGTCAATGGCGATCGGTACAATTTTAATCCGTCCCGTAGTTCGCCATGCTGATCCTGTGATGGCGACGGGTTGGCACATGATTATTGGAGGCTTACCTTTATTATTCATTTCCAATCAAATCGAGCAAAATCAATGGCAGGATGTGAGTGCTTGGGGATGGTTAGGGATGGCATATATGGCGATTATGGGTAGTGCGATCGCCTATGGATTATTTTTCTTTTTTGCCTCATCGGGTAGTTTGACCACCCTGAGTGCCTTAACCTTCTCGACACCAGTATTTGCGCTGATGTTTAGCAGTCTCTTTCTCGGTGAAAACTTGACTTTAGTGCAATGGATTGGGGTGATTTTGACGCTAACGAGTATTTATCTCGTCAGTGTACGTGGCTCAGAATCAGATAGCAGTGAAGCAAATTCCAAATCTGAAACAATTACGGAATCTAAAATTTTGACTGCGGCTGAGCAAGTGGCAGTTAGTTCAGCTTTGCCAATTTTGCAGCAACCTGTAAATGAATCCCTAATCAATGAACGTCAGTTTGATGAACGCGGAAAATGGTAA
- a CDS encoding HU family DNA-binding protein has protein sequence MNKGELVDAIAKKAAEKGVTVNKKTADEVLSATLEVIIDTVASGDKVTLVGFGSFEARDRKAREGRNPKTGEKMEIPATKVPAFSAGKSFKEQVSPPSD, from the coding sequence ATGAACAAAGGTGAACTAGTTGATGCTATTGCTAAAAAGGCAGCAGAGAAAGGCGTAACAGTCAACAAAAAGACTGCCGACGAAGTTCTCTCAGCAACGCTTGAAGTAATCATCGATACTGTAGCTAGCGGAGACAAAGTAACTTTGGTTGGCTTCGGTTCGTTTGAAGCTCGCGATCGCAAAGCCCGTGAAGGTCGCAACCCTAAGACAGGCGAAAAGATGGAAATCCCCGCTACCAAAGTCCCAGCATTCTCTGCTGGCAAGTCTTTCAAAGAGCAAGTCAGCCCTCCTTCTGACTAA
- the rpoB gene encoding DNA-directed RNA polymerase subunit beta, translated as MNKPTLVTPAFVLPDLVEIQRESFRWFLEEGLIEELESFSPITDYTGKMELHFIAKDYKLKRPKYSVDESKRRDATYAVQMYVPTRLINKETGEIKEQEVFIGDLPLMTDRGTFIINGAERVIVNQIVRSPGVYYKQEIDKNGRRTYNASLIPNRGAWLKFETDKNDLVWVRIDKTRKLSAQVLLKAIGLSDAEILDALTHREYFQKTIDKEGQFDEDEALKELYRKLRPGEPPTESGGRELLRSRFFDPKRYDLGKVGRYKLNKKLRLNTPDTVRVLTEKDILTAINYLINLKFDIGEIDDIDHLGNRRVRSVGELLQNQVRVGLNRLERIIRERMTVSDVDALTPASLVNPKPLVAAIKEFFGSSQLSQFMDQTNPLAELTHKRRLSALGPGGLTRERAGFAVRDIHPSHYGRICPIETPEGPNAGLIGSLATHARVNQYGFIETPYYAVENGKVLKNQEPIYMTADEEDEFRVAPGDVATNEEGYIFNEIVPIRYRQEWGTASPEEIDYVAVSPVQIISVATSLIPFLEHDDANRALMGSNMQRQAVPLLRPERPLVGTGLEAQAARDSGMVIVSRVTGEVSYVSADEIRVRADDTGIESIYRLQKYQRSNQDTCLNQRPLVWVGDSVVAGQVLADGSATEGGEIALGQNILVAYMPWEGYNYEDAILINERLVIDDVYTSIHVEKYEIEARQTKLGPEEITREIPNVGEDSLRNLDEQGIIRIGAWVSSGEILVGKVTPKGESDQPPEEKLLRAIFGEKARDVRDNSLRVPNGEKGRVVDVRVFTREQGDELPPGANMVVRVYVAQKRKIQVGDKMAGRHGNKGIISRILPKEDMPFLPDGTPLDIVLNPLGVPSRMNVGQVFECLLGWAAENLNARFKIVPFDEMYGEEASRELVHGQLEHARNHTGKDWIFNDGFPGKLTVYDGRTGEPFDQPVTVGKAYMLKLVHLVDDKIHARSTGPYSLVTQQPLGGKAQQGGQRFGEMEVWALEAFGAAYILQELLTVKSDDMTGRNEALNAIVKGHAIPRPGTPESFKVLVRELQSLCLDVSVHKLSEDGSNQDTEVDLMVDVGSRRTPSRPTYESIYRGDINFDEDDD; from the coding sequence ATGAATAAGCCTACTCTTGTTACTCCTGCCTTCGTTCTACCAGATCTTGTAGAAATCCAGCGGGAGAGTTTTCGATGGTTCCTAGAAGAAGGACTTATTGAAGAGCTTGAGAGTTTCTCACCGATTACAGATTATACGGGCAAAATGGAACTCCATTTCATTGCCAAAGATTATAAACTCAAGCGTCCAAAATATAGTGTTGATGAGTCCAAACGTCGGGATGCCACCTATGCCGTACAGATGTACGTTCCCACGAGGCTTATTAATAAAGAAACAGGAGAAATAAAAGAGCAAGAAGTTTTTATTGGCGATCTGCCCCTGATGACAGATCGTGGAACCTTTATTATCAACGGCGCTGAGCGAGTCATCGTCAATCAGATCGTCCGTAGTCCTGGGGTTTATTACAAACAAGAAATTGACAAAAACGGTCGTCGCACCTACAACGCCAGCCTCATTCCTAACCGAGGCGCATGGCTGAAGTTTGAAACTGACAAAAATGATCTTGTCTGGGTGCGTATCGATAAAACTCGTAAACTTTCCGCGCAGGTATTGCTCAAGGCGATCGGCTTAAGCGATGCCGAAATTCTTGACGCACTTACTCACCGTGAGTATTTCCAAAAGACCATTGATAAAGAAGGTCAGTTTGACGAAGACGAAGCCCTCAAAGAGCTTTATCGTAAACTGCGTCCCGGCGAACCGCCAACAGAATCAGGTGGTCGCGAACTATTGCGATCGCGCTTTTTTGATCCTAAGCGCTATGACCTCGGCAAAGTTGGACGTTACAAGCTCAATAAGAAGTTGCGCCTCAATACCCCTGACACCGTGCGGGTATTAACCGAGAAGGATATTCTCACTGCAATCAACTACTTGATCAACCTCAAGTTTGACATCGGCGAAATTGATGACATTGACCACTTAGGCAACCGTCGCGTGCGTTCCGTTGGTGAATTGCTGCAAAACCAAGTCCGTGTGGGCTTAAACCGCCTCGAAAGAATCATTCGTGAACGGATGACGGTCTCTGATGTCGATGCCCTCACCCCTGCATCCTTGGTTAACCCTAAGCCCCTAGTTGCGGCAATCAAGGAATTCTTTGGTTCTAGCCAACTGTCGCAGTTCATGGATCAAACCAATCCTCTGGCTGAGTTGACCCACAAACGCCGTCTTAGCGCCCTTGGGCCTGGTGGTCTTACCCGCGAACGCGCAGGCTTTGCGGTACGTGATATTCACCCGAGCCACTATGGTCGTATCTGCCCCATTGAAACTCCTGAAGGTCCTAACGCAGGGCTGATCGGCTCCTTGGCAACCCACGCCCGTGTGAACCAGTACGGATTTATCGAGACTCCTTACTATGCAGTCGAGAACGGCAAGGTACTGAAAAACCAAGAGCCGATTTACATGACAGCAGACGAGGAAGATGAATTCCGCGTAGCTCCTGGTGACGTGGCTACCAATGAAGAAGGTTACATTTTTAACGAAATTGTGCCAATTCGCTATCGTCAGGAATGGGGTACTGCTTCTCCTGAAGAAATCGACTATGTAGCGGTTTCTCCCGTACAGATCATCTCGGTGGCAACATCGCTGATTCCTTTCCTTGAGCATGATGATGCGAACCGTGCGCTGATGGGATCGAACATGCAACGTCAAGCAGTTCCTCTCTTGCGTCCTGAGCGTCCTCTTGTTGGTACTGGTCTGGAGGCACAGGCAGCCCGTGACTCAGGGATGGTGATCGTCTCACGAGTTACAGGTGAAGTCTCCTATGTTTCCGCCGATGAAATTCGCGTCAGAGCCGATGATACGGGTATCGAAAGCATCTACCGTCTGCAAAAGTATCAGCGATCGAACCAAGATACTTGCTTAAATCAACGTCCTCTAGTTTGGGTTGGTGATAGTGTTGTCGCTGGGCAAGTGCTAGCCGATGGTTCCGCAACGGAAGGTGGCGAAATCGCCCTTGGTCAGAATATTCTCGTGGCTTATATGCCTTGGGAAGGCTACAACTACGAAGACGCAATCCTAATTAATGAGCGTCTAGTAATTGATGACGTTTACACCTCAATTCACGTTGAGAAATACGAAATTGAAGCTCGTCAAACCAAGCTAGGACCTGAAGAAATCACTCGCGAAATTCCTAACGTCGGTGAAGATTCTCTCCGTAACCTTGATGAACAGGGCATTATCCGCATTGGTGCTTGGGTAAGTTCTGGTGAAATTCTTGTCGGTAAAGTGACCCCAAAGGGTGAATCCGATCAACCACCTGAAGAAAAGCTATTAAGAGCGATCTTTGGTGAAAAGGCTCGTGATGTTAGAGATAACTCCTTGCGTGTACCTAACGGTGAAAAGGGACGGGTCGTTGATGTCCGCGTATTTACTCGCGAACAAGGCGATGAGCTGCCCCCTGGCGCAAACATGGTTGTCCGTGTTTATGTTGCTCAAAAACGCAAAATTCAAGTCGGCGACAAGATGGCAGGTCGTCACGGGAACAAGGGTATTATTTCGCGGATTTTACCGAAGGAAGATATGCCTTTCTTGCCCGATGGTACTCCCCTCGACATCGTGTTGAATCCTCTAGGTGTGCCTTCACGGATGAACGTCGGACAGGTATTTGAATGCTTGCTCGGCTGGGCTGCCGAAAACTTGAATGCTCGTTTCAAGATCGTACCTTTCGATGAAATGTACGGCGAAGAAGCATCCCGCGAGTTGGTACATGGTCAGCTAGAACATGCCCGTAACCATACTGGTAAGGACTGGATATTTAATGATGGATTCCCCGGTAAGTTGACCGTCTATGACGGACGTACTGGCGAACCATTCGATCAGCCAGTGACCGTTGGTAAGGCATATATGCTGAAACTAGTTCACCTTGTCGATGACAAGATCCATGCGCGTTCTACTGGTCCTTACTCTCTGGTTACACAGCAGCCTCTTGGCGGTAAAGCCCAGCAGGGTGGTCAGCGCTTCGGAGAAATGGAAGTATGGGCATTGGAAGCCTTCGGGGCTGCCTATATTCTCCAAGAATTGCTCACCGTCAAGTCTGACGACATGACGGGACGTAACGAAGCTCTGAATGCGATCGTTAAGGGTCATGCAATCCCTCGTCCTGGTACGCCTGAATCCTTCAAGGTATTGGTACGCGAACTTCAGTCTCTCTGTTTAGATGTGTCAGTTCACAAGCTGTCGGAAGATGGCAGTAACCAAGATACCGAAGTTGATTTGATGGTGGATGTTGGCTCTCGCCGCACCCCTAGTCGCCCAACCTACGAGTCAATCTATCGAGGTGACATTAACTTTGACGAAGATGATGACTAA